The DNA segment GCCGAGCTCTTTCCTCCGCTCCCTCTGAAACTCCTCTATCTCGTCTTTCTTTATGTCTGCTTCTTCCACCTTTCCCTCCTCCAGCAatctagaagaaaaaaaaaagaagtgacatCAGCcttaatattttacttttccaGACTTTGAAGATTTCTCCCAGCTCTGCTCACCTTTGGTCCGGGCGCAGGCGGCTGTCTGTAGGAGGCAGGAGAGGCTTCAGGTGTGGGGTGACTTCATTCAGCTCCATGGCAAAGGTGGAGAAGCCATAGTAGATCAGGTGATCCTTTGGCTGGGGATCTGCGGGGTGACACAAGCGACACTCAagtgagctgctgcacaaacgtGACGCTTGGATTTATGCTGATTAGAGGTTTTGGCAGCAGGGGTTGCTTGATCGTCTCACTTCACTGCCATTTAAACCTCTAAAGCAGTCTCTGCTTTAGAGCTAATTACATCAACGTGACACAGAAgactcaaaacacaaaattatatCATCGGGAAGAAGGACACAAATCGTGAATGATAGCATTTAAGGTTGAAAAACACTTGAGTAAACAGTCTTAAGTCTTGTTTTGGACGTTCATGGACTCACTTGGCTTCCAGACACATTTCGGAGTCGGGAGAGTGTCACAGAAGATGCCTTCATGCCACAGGCCTCCAAACCGGTGAATCACACTCCCGCTTTGGTCCAGCACCGTGCCCTGCACCTCGttcttgtttgtgtctgagcCCCAGTATCGAGACTAcaacaaaagaacattttttatttttttggaaaaactgacaaaaaaaaaaaaaaagtcacctaCAAAAAACCAACTTagaaaagagaagcagcatCTAAATGTTTCATTCACCTTGACGAAGGTAATCTTGCAGGTGCAGACGTTGCTTTTGAGGTTTCGGATGGTGACCTCGCCGTAATGCTCCAGATAGCGCTGCTGACTGAGCACATTGTGGATGCAGGTCACTACTTTGTTCCACTCGTAGTGGTCGCCATACCTGGACAAATTTGGCAAATGTAGTTAGTAGTGAAACAGTTCAGCGACCGACAAAACAGACCGACGACTCTTTTGAAGTCGTTCATTAAGCAAAAAACGGCAAACGctctgattccagcttctcaggAGGTGAGGATTCGgggcttttctgtgttttatattattgtaaactgaatattttgggggtTTTTAGCTGCTGGtcggacaaaaaaaaaaaagattcatttaAAGACATTAACATGGATTTTAAGGAACTGTGACGGACATTTGTCACCGTTCTATGACATCTGTTACCTGAAAACAGTAATCAACAGACAAATccatgatgaaaacaaacactagTTGGGCACCCAGATGTCTAATGGTTAAGGTGCAAGCTATTTAGCCACAATGTCCCTTCTGTTTCTGCTGGGGACATTTGTTTGTCAcacccctgtctctctctcctccaagATCCTGCGTCTCTCTCCACAcctactgtcaaataaaggaaaaattaaaaaaataaaaaactaaaaactaaaattcAGAATTACTCTACTATCAACAGACAcgaaaaaaacaacttctttATGCGTTAGTTATTACATCACCTCATTATGTATAATCGGTCAAATGCAGAAGCGCTCGAGCAACATCTGGACAGATGGTTGAAAGTTTGTCTTGTCTGTGGTTCCTGAGACTGAATGATGGTGATAATGGTGATATTCATACAAAGTACGTCATGTCTCATTGCTCCCAACTGATCTCTGATGGATCCTTTATCATTTCACATAAAGTATGATTCCCAGTTACACATAATGGCCAGTTTCGCGCCTCAtctgacacagacactgtgaTAAATTTGCAAACACAGACTCCGCCCGGTGAAAAGAAATTCAGGCTGTTTACCTTGGCAGAGTCACATTCACCATTCCTGTTGGCAGAATCTCCAGAGACTTCCCCCAGAACTTGTTTTTCCATCGCTGGTCTGGTGAGGAAGATAAACAAGTATTCATGATGATATTTCACAAATGCACGTCCAAAGGCAgccttgtttttaaaatcagagGACACAAAACACTTGGATTGATTGGACAGATGTTGGTTTGATAGTGAAAGCTCACTGAAGAGTCTCACCTTGCCAAAAAGAGAAGTTGTCTGAGTCTGCGTGGCAGGCAGAGATGGGCGGATGGTGGCAGACCTGgtacagaaaaagagaaatgcagCTTAAATAAATTTCCACACCacctttctgcctctctctaaTACGGCGAATGACACCGCCTcattaaaattaacattttctccTGACGGGCATCACTGCTGCCGAAAAGATCCTAGCTTTACATTGGAAACCCCCACACACGGTCACAAAAACTCAATGGATTAACAcatatattgatattattaatatGGAGCTGTCGGTGACGAGGGTGCATGATGCTGGAGCTGGGACTACTGCAGCATGGCAAACGATGGCACATAAAATGAAGGAACTGCGGTCATCACCATTTCTATTCTCTGGTAAATTTTGGATCCTGCTATCCTGCACATATTGAATATAAATGGAGACCTATAGggcggggagggagggaggggtcacCACAGggctttttgtgtttatatatgttttgatttttgtattgtttcgtctctgttgtgttatgttttgtggtaggtatacagtatatctgccTGTCacaaaagaacaataaaaaaaattgatcacaaaaaaaaaaaataaggatgAATTGATCGatcaaattcatctttaactttgtttattgtgcttttttttctcttttttttagcAAATAAATCAGACTCAAATACGAGTGTAGGGAAGTGGAGAGAGTCcattaagtgtaattgttctttcTGTTGTGTACAGTAATGTGAAAAGTCAacaagatgaactgataaacaaacGATCCACAAGGCTTAACATCTACCATTACCATATTATCATATGAGTATTATTAACACAAtgtcaatatttcattttttatatatcaCAGCATCGTCAGTACTGGTATATCGCAACTCTGCTACAGCATTAGAAGCTGCTgcaaaagaaaaccaaagaaacacactgtgaatgaataactgttatttaaatgattcAGATCAGACTGATCTGTCAGATTTAACCGATCTGTTAAATTCCTCttaaaatatacttttattaaagagcacatccttatttttttatttgagtttttactttatttattccatttataatttcttttctctttttatccagttttattGATCTGCCCTGTTGAAGCAGACTGTAactttattgtatatttaattTGGTGGCCCTTGTGTCGCTTTGTAACCTGAGTTTTGAAAAGTGCCCTTCAAATAAATATTATCTTTATGTATACAACGCTGCCAACCACAAATCATACGTCGCTCAGGAACTACATCGCTAAGCTAATGTTCAAGAAATTAACTGCTTTGCTGAAGACTGACgtttaattattttcacttaATTGCTATCACTtctaaataaatgactgaagcATTTGTGTTAATTTTTGATGACATGATTAGTTAACAGAGTGTTATTAAAGCTATAAATCACTCCACAGATCTGAGCGGCTCAATTAAACCGGTGAGTGATTCATCTTAATTTaccacggggggggggggcaaattCCCATCATCTTTTCCCTAATTTTTAGTTTAATGGTACTCTGCGGCCTGTTGTGTTGGTGAAGTTGTTTCTTGCTCTACCTGCTCGCTGATGAGGCGGAAGCCCCGGTCCTCTCTGATGCACTCGTAGGTCTCCCCCAGCACCGGGTTGAAGGGCTTGTAGCGGTTCCTAAACGTCGCAGTGGAGTAACCAGAGATAGCGAAGGCAGCAATGTAAACCTGaaagagataaaacacaaaatcgTTCAAAGATCAAGTTCATTTTTTtggatggaaaaataaaaaggttataGATCTGGTCTGACCGGTGTGGATGTTGTTGCTCAGTTTGCTTTgtacacacacttctctcttaTCCTCAGGCGCCTGAGCTTATGTGTGATAATCTCATTTTGTCACCTGCGCCTGGCGTTCTAACTCAGTGTTGTTGTCGGTTGCTCCATATGATAATAATGCTGTTTGATGTCTGTCTTTGGCTGTAATgtcttttgctgttgttgtatttgtctGAAAAGtgccacagacacaaaaagaatgtctgaaaggaaaataaatggaaCCAACTACAAACTATTATCTGTCCTTATAGTTTATTAAAACTAAAGTCCACTGTCAGCACATCTCTGCACACCATGAACTGTATGCTgagatattgttttatttagtttttagtaGTATTCATTATTGCTACTAGGTATGTAGagctatttcattttattttttaaattttcttatttgttgtgtatgtatattgagctattttattttattttgttattcgTTTATTTTCTACACAGCTGCTGTAACATAACAATTTCCCTATCTATTAAAACAGGGTCACCTGGTTGCTCATATAACTGCCTGTTAATAGACAATTCtatgttcaaaataaattgattttaaacaaaacaaaatttttgCAGCCTCCCATTCTTGCGCTACTTTCTCAGTTTAATGAGAATAAAGACAGCTGCACTATAatattcctgtgttttaatCACCATGTAATAATAAATTGTCTTTATAGGCTACATTATTAACATCCAGCAGGTGAATATGCACATTTATCAGGTCTTTAACAGCATCATCAACAGCAACCAGATCTGACAGCGTTGACGTTGTTTCTTATCCATCTTACACTACAAAAGAAGTGCATGTTTGGGCAGCCTCACCATCCTCTGGTAGGGGTCAGGCGTGTTGTTGGCAGTGTCCAGCAGCTCGCTGTACTCCAGCTCCTCACACAGCCGCTGCAGCAGGTTAACAGGCTCGTTGAGGGCAGCGGGCATGGACACTCGAGCCAAGTCTTTACCTGAGGAAGGAAAACGAGCACGTGAGCCTCAGAAAAAAAGATACACAGCGATGGGACTTTATCAATACAGGTTTTTAAGTCCAGGTCCTTGCCTATGTTGTTGTAGAGGATAGCCATGAGGCCCACGTGGCCGTTGTCAGGACAGTGAGCAGGAAGTGTGCGACGCCCGGTGCTCTTGGGAACGACACTGTTAGGAGTCTTGGAAATGCTCGCACGGTACTTGCGTGTGGCTGATGCTGTAATGTAGGTGAAAGGAAATCATATTAATTATTCAGAACTGAGACTGACATTAATTCTTAAGAGCAAAAGTGTCATTTGCATGGATGAATGTACTCGTATACATGCACCCACCGTGTCCTTCCTCCGGCTCTGAGTTGGTGGTGCTTCCATCACTAAGTCCTGATTCTTCAGACACCTCGGAGGAACTACCACAAAGGATGTCGTCGCTGGCGTCGAAATACTCCGCCGCTGAATCTGCCACTGAAGGAGGCCCATTGGATGAATGCCTCCCTGCTGCGGGCTGACGAGGgaggaacaaagaaaaaccaGCCATCAAAAAAACCACATGGGGAGAGGTGCCAGAGACTCCGCATCACAGTAACGGCATGAATCTTACCACAGCTAATGTGTTAGACTGGTGGATGTTGTTAGATTCCCAGACTTCTTGCAGTTTCTGCCTCTCCTGGGACAGAGTCTCATGAACCGTCTTCAGGGATGCAAGCACTGAAGGGGAATAAGAAGACAAAGAGGACTCATTCATTTACTGTTGCACACATCTTTAAATATAGACGTATataacaatatttttctttatattgtcCTTAGCCTTGATCCCACGAGTATATATGCATTGTATTTGTTTCACTGACCTCGTAGCGACATGGCGCAGATGTCCTGCTGGATTTTCTTGCCCTCCGGAGATGTGACAGTAGGAGGGGACAGCTGAGAGTAGACGTAGTCAGGGATAGAGGGGACGGACGCACCAAGGTGAGAGGAGCTGTTCAGGTGACTGGAGGACAGCTGCGAGGTGAACAGAGGAGGATGGGAAATGATCGATTCATTAGTTCATTTGAGAATCTCCTTGTTATCTGTCCATAAACCCACTCCCGCTGCTCCGTATAACTGCAGAACCTGCCTGAGAATTATCACGTTTTCTACTTTTCTTCAATATCAGAGTAACTCAGTGATAGTTGCCTGTAAATCCATTCAAACACAGCACTAAGGAACTGCTAGTAGTGAATTGGGCAAActtgattttcaaaatgtaaacaaatatagacCAAAATGCACCGTGGTTGCAACGTGCTAATAAAAGTGCTTTAGAGGTGTTTCtaggcagattttgtttcctttggacagaatcaggctagctgtttccccctgtttccagtctttgtgctaagctaagctaaagcTTATATTTATGCTACTTAAATTTTAGACTGGTATCAATATTCTCATGTAGCTCTTGGCATTAAAGTGAATAagaatattttccaaaatgtcaaactattacttGAATACAAAGCATAGCACACTCTGTATTGACAATAAATGTAACCTCTCtttagtttcacattaaaaatatgattttttttttttttaaacacaggtgTCACTAATTTAATCATACCTTTATCATGTGCTCATTGACACCCATGTGAaagtttaattgttttattgttttttgcattgtgttgacTTACTTACTCCGGgattaaagaaattaaattgaattaaattgaattaaccctaatcctaaccaaAATGGAACAGAGCCATTATCAACGTCACTCCTGCGCTTTTTCTGCTGCGACACATCCAAATCAAAGCTGAGAGGCAGGTATGCGTAGTGTAGTATAATTACAGTAATGGCATCAGGGACTAATTTAAACATCAGGTTGACTACCTTTTCATGGCTCGAGCACCACGGCCCTGCAGGTTTACTGTCCTACCAGCTTCTTAACTGTGTTTCATGTTTGAGTCAGGACGCGTTTACTCGGTAGGAAAGAAAACCTTCAGAGATGTAATACTGTGAGCGGCAGGACAGACGACCAAAGAACAGGAATCAGAGCTACAGATCTAGCATCTAAACTAAACACAGGATTACATGATTGATCTAATAATTTACTCACTCTACAATAACACATGTCATGTCATTCAATGCaattacaacaaaacacatttaccatttaaacctgaaagaaaactattttttgTCCTGTCATTATTTACACAGTCACAATTCATTTCCAGTGTGTAAATGGAGaacagtgaatatttttttctgaatcagGTTGTTTCATGTTCTGTCAATTGGCGACTCACCGATTTAGTAATCCCACGAATAGGCTTTGGATTAGAGAAAGGCCCCAAAATGTTACAGAAGGGTTGGGATGTCAAATACTTAAACCCAGTATGTTAAAAGAATTACCAGTAAGCAAAGACCAATTAGTATTTTAAATCAACTtcaaaatgttaacatttaataatgTCAAATTAATCTACTAATCAATGTTAGATGATATTATCCATAGCATTCAGCCTACATATTATCAGACTAAGTTACAGATCATTCTTACCATTCCCAGAGCCTCCACTCTGGACAGTGTGCGAGAGTGGCCCCACATCTTCCCCGACTTCGGCTTCTTCGGCTTCTCAAGTGACAGATTctgtaaagaaaatattaaagaGTAATACCATAAATACTTAAGTTTGGATGTGATGCTGCCTAGAAATGAGAAGTTATTCGGTCTTGCTGTTAAAAATCAACAGCACC comes from the Seriola aureovittata isolate HTS-2021-v1 ecotype China chromosome 21, ASM2101889v1, whole genome shotgun sequence genome and includes:
- the osbpl7 gene encoding oxysterol-binding protein-related protein 7; translation: MDSYGSSLNRSQSLASGLEKTSPTWNKPSHSRSSSTLSSRHSRQIIKDWEVIDDLHVEMQSGGDNPQDMTTPGICEGYLLKRRKWPLKGWHKRYFVLEAGILRYCKNQQDVSRGRVQGSLDVSLAVMSINKKSNRFDLDAGDILYHMKAKSHELFYIWVTKLQAHRLFKKNEAAYVHSGFIHTLSHSAAAGEAQRNGDLSSAGAPDPAGASGVLPSANTAVNSKVSAWLQQSHDPDACVQELNRCHLDLSELNRLIQRLQALEVGQAFTNGDLQRIISIQNLSLEKPKKPKSGKMWGHSRTLSRVEALGMLSSSHLNSSSHLGASVPSIPDYVYSQLSPPTVTSPEGKKIQQDICAMSLRVLASLKTVHETLSQERQKLQEVWESNNIHQSNTLAVPAAGRHSSNGPPSVADSAAEYFDASDDILCGSSSEVSEESGLSDGSTTNSEPEEGHASATRKYRASISKTPNSVVPKSTGRRTLPAHCPDNGHVGLMAILYNNIGKDLARVSMPAALNEPVNLLQRLCEELEYSELLDTANNTPDPYQRMVYIAAFAISGYSTATFRNRYKPFNPVLGETYECIREDRGFRLISEQVCHHPPISACHADSDNFSFWQDQRWKNKFWGKSLEILPTGMVNVTLPRYGDHYEWNKVVTCIHNVLSQQRYLEHYGEVTIRNLKSNVCTCKITFVKSRYWGSDTNKNEVQGTVLDQSGSVIHRFGGLWHEGIFCDTLPTPKCVWKPNPQPKDHLIYYGFSTFAMELNEVTPHLKPLLPPTDSRLRPDQRLLEEGKVEEADIKKDEIEEFQRERRKELGKKGEEHAPRFFKKAKDSCGRDVWLTNGTYWKLRENPGFAKIENITLW